In Labrus bergylta chromosome 5, fLabBer1.1, whole genome shotgun sequence, the genomic window aAATCAATAACATATTATATTTTCATACTTTGTTCGACATTAAATTTTGACGTAATTTGCTATATGTATTCTATATAAGTGTGATCATTTACCAATTCATCTCAAATTTAATGTAATTCTTTTAGGCACTGGTGGTGGCTTTTAGTTCTTGAATACTACACATTACTCTGTTTCTGTACTTcctgtgttgttattgtttttaaaagaatgtttaatttgtttaaaactcagttttcaaccatttttattcttatgTTTAACACTTTTAACAATCTTTGCAACCAGATTTTCCACTTATTTAATGTATATGGGGGCATCTTGGATATTTGGTTGAGGATTTGAACAACTGATGTGTATCAACATCAAATATGTATAATTCTTAgaagtcttcttcttctgccttcCCTTTctacagtgtttatttactccATGCCAGGATACAGTTGTAGCATTAAGGAGCGGATGTTGTATTCCAGCTGCAAGAGCCGATTATTGGAGGATGTGGAGAAAGATTATCACTTGGAAATTTCTAAAAAGGTAACAGAATGAGAAAATACTGACATAAGAGTTTCATACAGGGACTTAGCTACCACTAAAATGTCAAGCTGGAAGACTgaatttgcaaaaaaacatttaaaggaaaagttttcaacaagtgtgtttgtttgcacacaCTATAGTGAACCCTGCTAGGCTTTAACCGTCTCCACACCCTAAAGCCAACTTCAGAAGTTGGACAATGGGTTTTTTTGATACAAGATTGGCTTCATTACAGTCAAGATGGCTGCAGAGATAACAAAAATCCACACACATGCGCGACTGAATGCATGATCCCCTCCGAGCTTCAGGCATTGATACAAATcaaattaattaaacaaaatcaGGGTGTTTGTTATGTGAATTTTTACTCCTAAAAACTGTTCAGATCCAAACTGTTACCACCCCAAGCATGATAATTAGCGTCAAACTTATTTATGTTCAATGGCGTCAAATGGATTTTTTAGGCTTCAACTCTGAGTACAACACTTTGTTCACCAGtagtttttattacatttattttcttcttttttttgcagctggAGATTGATGATGGAGATGAACTGACAGAAGATTTTTTGTATGAAGAGGTCCACCCCAAGCAGCATGCCCACAAACAGGCCTTTGCCAAGCCCCGCGGCCCCGCAGGGAAGAGGGGACACAAGCGCCTCATTAAGGGTCCAGGAGATAAAGTGCAGGACAGCTAGAGGAGGGCACATTTCTGATATGGTGGAGTCTGCAGTTCAAGCCAATCCCATCTCCCCCAGCCCTGCTAACTCCTCCTCAGGTCCAGTGGAGTGGACATGGGGATGGatttcctctgctgtttgttgACTGAAAAACTTGAGCTATATTACAGATTTGCTTTAATGAACAATTCTAATGAATGACCTTCAAACGTGTCATTTCTACAGACAACAAGTCCCACAAGCATATCAGACACATAAATCTAAAGCGGCCGCTGCCATTGTGAATTAAAGGTCTGGTTCTTCCATACTTAAAATAAGATGCGTTAACTAGACTTGATGAACAGTCTGATGTTTCAGTCCTAATTAGTAGTCGCTAAAAAAAGTTTTGTATAAACATGCAAGATTCACTTGAAGACTTGAAAGGATATTCTAAATAAAATCGTGTTTATACTGTGGTTTTTAGATGTTTCTTGGTACAGATTTGAGTACTCCTATTCGTCATGCATGGTCACATGTCTGTATATTTTCTACATGGTTAGCATGGTCATGGGATTACTATATCTCAGATTGAAGACGTTCTAAATTTAACCATCAGCTGTACATTCAGGCATTTATGCTCCAGTCGTCAACACCTTCTTGTCAATTCAGGGAGTTGAAGTGAGTTCACAGTTGTTGAAAGGCTGCACTGTTTTGATATACCTGCATGCAAATCAATTTCACACACGTTCTGCCCTGTGTGGAGAAACTTTTCACAACTGTTAAGAGCACTTTTGATGCACCTCCACATCAGACGGTTTTGTCAAGCTGCCCTGAAGGTTATCTAACCTGTGAGAtcagtttgtgtggattttgcaGCCTTCATGCCTTTTCAATCCTCCTCTGTGATTGCgacatgctgctgcagagaaccaaaacacaaaatcaaggTTGAATCTGGGATAAGCACTAATGGTTTCATAAGTGCTAATCTGACAGGGAAGGGGAAATCCTAGTCAGCTTTTCAATGAACTGGTCATGAGGGTGGTGATTAAAAATCTTCAGCTGAATAGAtgccttcttgtttttttagatgaaaGGCCTTGTCATTACTGTAACACAACTATAGCCATGTTGGCAGCTCTGTCAGGCTGCACAGTCAAGatacaaaaaaactcaaatgctaatgttagcatgctttaAATGATAGCATGTAAGTATTTTTTAACACCATGTAGttgataaaatgtgtttatcaaaaAAACCCTGGTGTTAAAAATAGAAGCAAATATGAGAAACTGCACCATGAgcgtccactagaggctggccgcaaaagccaaggaatccccattaggtcaTATCAGTCATGGTCTCAATAGCTAATTTCTTAATTGTTTCATATCGTGCAGGtggtgatttattttaaaactcatCCACTTGAATTGTATTAAGCCTAGGAGTTATTCATAAATCTTCATATTTAGGGGTGttgctgagttgactgacaggggTTTTTGTAAGCGTTTGTTTGTCAGGAGGCAAAAGGTCCATGCACCTCAGCTCTTCGCCTGTTTTTAGATTGATCAAAGGTTTGGTTTAaattaacatttcaaatattgCGACCACCtatgagtgacatcactgagactacgtccatgtttcatataGTCTTTGATTCAGACCAAGTAATTTTACCTGACAAGAGGAGTCTCATGATACAGAGAACAACTACTGGGACCTTTTTCTATTCCTCACTCTTCTTCAAGTGGTCTGAATTACATTAATAACCATTACAGCACagtgatttgataaaaaaacaaaggaacaaTAAACAGACTCTTATTATACTGATAGCTTGATTTGGATTGCAGTAATGGGTGACATACACACAGTAGCAGTACCAGTCCACTTCCAGTGAAGTTCCAGAAACCCATTATGAAAGTGGAGCAgtatgaataattaaataaacaacacattcaatcaaaaataaaaataaaacttttgtACTCTATCAGTATGGTCTGCGGCCTACACCTATGAGTGTATAGCTGTTAGATATTTAGTTTAACAGCACTCCCTCTTGATTGTCATTGCTAATGCTGATACTGATAATGAGAATGTTAGCTGCAGACATTTTGTCTTTACTATACTTAGGTTACTAAATCAAGATTAAATCTTGGGAGTACCACTGTATAATTTACTCATTTCTATTGCATTATGTTATATATTCACCACTAGTATGGCTAAAATGAGTTGTCACATTTTGAACATTGTGACATGCAACACATGTGCACTATTAATGTATAGatgaaaatggtaaatggacttgagcttgtatagctcttttctgtcttttttttaactctgcatGCCACATTCATCTATTCACACCACGCTACCACACTGATGActgaggctgctatgtaaagtgtccgtCACACACGCCGAGCAATTTGAGTTTCAGTGTCGAATCCAAGGACGCTTCAGCATGTGACTGCAGAAGCAGGGACTCGAAGCCACGGTTGAGAGACacccgactctaccactgaccaaacttcacatttaaatgatttcacAGATTTTGGCAAGAACAGTTTAAATTCTATATCTTGACAAGAATTTCTTCAGCTGGCTATAGGAGGGATTCCTCCACAGTTCTTTATTGGCTTGGTACCTGAGAACAAAGAGCTGCAGTTGAATTAGGTTTCTGTTTCTAGGTAATTGCAGATATTCTCAGAATCTTGGGAACAGCTATTTTTCCATCAGATTCAAAGAGGACAACAGCTATTCAATGTGTGCTATTCAAAGATATCAGCATACAAATACATGGCTTCTCTGGTGTATATTTGTGGAGTGTTGTGCAGATAGGCAGCTTTGTCCAGCAGTCTAATGCATGATCGAAATGAAGGCATTAGTCACAGATGAAAAAGGTTAAAATCATTTGTTACAAGGAGGTTAAAGCTATAGCACTGCTATATCACTAATCCCAGATTATTTTTCAGGAACACATCACTGAAAGGGCAGCAGTGTTtgtaaatgaaatatgaaacgTAATAGTCAATTTAGGGAATTGCTGGATTTGTGAGAAATATGATTATTTGCTTTAGACATTAGACATTTTCAATGGTTTTAGGTTGTGGAGGAAGTACTGACACAAACAATTATTATATTATTGGAATATAATATTCTCTCAACTGGTAAAACTGACTTGATTTTACATATCCTACTAAATATACAAACTATTCATAATTCAATTTTGAATTATTAATGTAGCCTATTTATGTTTTTGGTCCTCTTTCAACATAACATTGCTCTGTGAGTATAATGAATCTCTCAAAAGTATATTCacttcaaaatgttaaattctTGTTAGAGGTTTCAAAAGAATGACACCTACTGGGGCCTGAAAGATTGATACAGTGTTCAATCTTCAGATTCTTAGTATCTCCCCTGCCTTCCTCGTACAGTTCTCTCCAGTAACCACAAGTCATCATCATCCAGATGGATCTAATTTTATGTCCCTGGAGTCTGTCCTGAACTTGGGAAAGCCGCATTTTTCAGAGTATGCTCTCTAGGATTTCAATTCCAAGACATCCTTCATATTGAAAACATTAGCACtcaaaatacaattattttctgaagacagtgttgtttttttccatcagcCTTTGGGATGCAAAATAAAGggatgtaaatttaaaaaaacaagtgtggCGTTCATTTCTCTTCCGaaagtaaaagaagaaacacatttgTTAGACCACATCCAGAGGGGATGGATGAAGTCCAAAAGACTTCTTAGAAAAATATCTCACTTCTAAGTTTCGTGGAAAAATGTGAGATTCTGCTATTTGGGATCAGCAGGTTCTCGTGGATAGATTTGTTTGTAATCTACCAATGCTTCTTtatgagagagacagattacTCACTGCTCAGACTTTTGTTGGACTAAATACTGATTGTTGCTCTGAACAAGATGTCCCTCTGAGTATTAACCAGATGGTGATAATGCAGCATCAGCCTGAAGCTGTTATTATGCATTATTTTACTAATCAAAAGGATAATATTCAGCTAATGTGATTTCCTGGATAGTTGCCCTTGGAGATCTGAAATTGGAAATGTCAGCCGAGATATGTGTGCAGATATCTAGGCTATAGCTCCTATTTTACCATTTTCTATCTTGAGCCCTTATATCTTTGGATAGGCCTATTTAACTATTGGAAACACATGCTTTGACAAAGCATCGTAATCCAACATAAAAGTCAGGGTTACAAACGGAAACGACCCATGAACATAATGTTACTTATCTCTAGACTAACAGTggcattttgttttattgtgttgtcAAGATAACTCCTTTTGTCGAGCGTAATTACTCCGACCAAAACCTCCGAGAAAACCTCTCGCCGCGTGTTTTTCCACCCTGGATCTAGGGAAATCTATATTACTGGAAACAGCCTGTGTGCATTCCTATTATCTTTAATGTCGAGGCGGTGAATTCCCCGAATGAATGCTCTGTCGGGGCCGCTCGGTGGGGCGGAGTCAACCCTGCAATTATTCCTGGAAAGCGGATAGGGAGAAGCTGCCGCGCGGTTCCAGGGAGCGCGCGCCGGTTTCAGCGAAGGCACGAGCCGCTGGGTGAAACAGAGGGAGAACAGCGGCCGTGACAAAGCTCAGCAGCAACATCATGAGAACATACTAATAAAATAACTGAAGTGGACATTTTCACTGACCAActaaaacaaagagatgaaagcTGTCACGAAGCGAAACAACCGGCCGCTGTTGGTGCGGTCGACGTGACGTCAGAGCCGCCGGTGCGCTGAAGAGTTCTCAGAATAGACTTCTAGGAAACAGTACATTTTAAAAGCCAAGCCTTTACACTCTGTCCTTCACGCATTTGGATATCAttctggctacaacacactccGAACCGCTGCTGTTGAATAGACTTTGAAGGCTTtacattatttctgtttttatttcacacgGTGTTCGTGTTTAAAGTACAGGAACATCGGACCCTGTTTGGATACGCGGAGCTCTTCCTCGTCTGTCTTGTTTTTCGCCAATAACACACAGACTTGTAGACTTGTTCATATCGAGTCTAAGTTAAAGCCTTCTTTTTGAGCTGGATGTTTTTCGTTCACGCACGCAGCTTTGTCATATTCCTTGATAAAGAAGATTTATACTGACCGGATAAAACATAGGATTCAAGAAATAATATGATCCTGTGTGTACCAGGGTGAGTCATgacttttctttgtgtctgtgttttctccttCCTTGTCCtttcaagggaaaaaaaactttttatttcGATACAAATTACTTGTAATTTAGAGTTAAATTTGAACTGTTTTGACAATGTACATGAGGCTATGTAAGGGGGGGACTAGTTCTTAACCAATTATGTTGATCTATATGTTATCTACAAACAAGTCCTGTTacaccagttaaaaaaaacttgaaaaatgtctttatctCTAATAGGAACCATATGtcactttttaatttaatcttcatttaaccaggaaagCCTGACATAGATTATAATGCCCTTTTAAGAGTGTCCCGGCCAAGACGGCTATAACAAACAGAATACAAAACAAAGGTAGCCTATAACAATAAACACCACTAAGTCAGTATGACGTAAACATTTGgttaataaatcattaacatGCTATATTTTGAAGgagttgtgtttttaagctGAAACCGGGCAAGACTTCCACTCTCAACACTGAAATACACGTAGCCTAATGTAAGATTTGCCGTGTGCATTAATATGAAAGTGCAAAGCCAGCAGTGAGTGCTTGTATAGGctatgtgtatttaaaaaaaaaatatatatatattttaaaagattGTATTCATTTTTTCTCCAGACCTAGAGCTCCTCTGCCCCCTGCTCCGTCCACTGAAGCCCAGCGGGGCATGCGGGCAGGAACGGTACCTTCAACCTCATGCCTTCAAAGCACCCCTCCACTCTGGGACCCGACAAAGGACCTCAGGGCTATCGCCAGCAACTTCTGCTATCTGGAAAATTCAGGTATACTACTAGAGGGGCACAGATCCTAGCCATCAATATTATTTAGAAAAATCCCCATATGCtctgttttgaatatttgattttttttgttcattgtgattCAATTGCATTACTTGCTGTGTTGTGGTAAAATAAAGCGACATTCAGGGCAGTGGAAAATGCAGCAGTTGCTGTTCAGAGTGACTAATATTTAGGAATTTGTGTGTGCAGGATGGTACTGGGGAGCAGTTACAGCGTCTCAGGCACACGCTGCACTTCAGGAGGCATCCGAAGGAGCTTTTTTGGTACGGGACAGCAGCCACCCTCTGTACATGCTCACCCTTTCAGTCAGGACTGCACGCGGCCCCACCAGTATACGGATACAGTACAGCGGTGCACAGTTTCTCCTGGACTCAAGCTCCCCGGCTCGTCCCAGCCTGTCATCATTCCCCAATGTGCCCAGCCTGGTGCAACACTACATGGGACCCCAGAGGAAAGTAGAAGAGAGGAAGGTTGAGGAGCAGGCTCCTTCAAAAACCTCTCAGCAGACAATTCAGGACACATCGGTGGTGTTAAAACTCAAGCGGGCTGTGTACAAGCCCCAAGGTCTCCCGTCATTACAGCACCTCACCCGGCTCGTCATTAACAGACACTCAGACTGCCACGAACAGCTACCACTCCCAAGGCCTCTGCTGCGTTACATACAGGACTATCCCTTCAAGGTATGAGGGTCCTCAGTCCATTATTCTGACTGacttgaaggaaaaaaacagtaacaaagGTCCATTGTGCCTGTGGGTGATTCTGCTGCTCCAGCTGTTGGAGGCCAGTCATGGAAATACTGGACACAGGTCGTGTTTGTTGACGAAAAAGAACAAATTCAGTCCATACTGATGTGCCTGGTTTCAGACTTAAAGCGTCAAGTACTTGGGGGTCGGGGGGGGGTTGAACAGACCCAGAAAAGACGACATTTAAGCAAACGGTACTGTAATCTACACTTGTTTAATGATGCATAAAAATGTCCTTATCCATTCACGCTCATCAGTTTTGGATTTAAATGATGCTATTAAGTAGTACACTGATTCCATAGAGACATATTTcatgtaattttattttttctcagtaAGACGttttttctaccttttacatgtgtacatttttctaTTAAAATAACCAACTGGATTCTCACGTTGTGTCCATTTTATCCGTATTCTTGCGTTGCTTAAAAATAGCAGTATTACTCACAGGGTCTAAAGGAAAAACTGCCATAATCATTATTACAAACCACCACATGATGACTGCTCTTGTGACACTTGGTTACGAAATACACTTGCCTTCAATCACCTTTGAAACACAAAGACTTTGCGGCCTTTGAGCTTCAAGTGTTTGAGACCCAGACTGTGTGAGGAACCGAAGGCCAcattgtgtggtttttttttgctcaacaatgcacacacagcctgcaTCTGAGTCAGCGAGTGGACAAGTGAAGGGGAGGACCGTTCATCAGCGGATTCACAGAACTACTGAGTGCTTCCTGGGAAGAGGGCGAGATTCTGGGAGGGAGGGTTCTAAGAAAAGCCTCGGTAATTACCTTCAGCTTTGAGCCTGCTTTTgagcttctcacacacatttttttttaatcctgccACAGGATGTGATCACAAATGTTGGCGGATTAAAAGTGCAGTAGCGATGTGTAAATCATTTGAGCCTTTGCAAATTGGGACTTTTTAGTGATAGAATCAATGCGTGTGCATGCTCCCTGGCTAAGAGGGGGCAGGGGAGTGGCGGCTGTGGCAACCTGGGTTAAAGCCAGCGTAATAGGATCTCAGTTTCTCAATCCAGATCCAGCTTGTGGTCcttgtttgacttttctttctGAAGGATGCAGAATCGCGGCCTAagaaacgtaaaaaaaaaaaataatcactgTTTGCATTGTGGCAACAATTAATTTTGTAATTACATTAAATTGAGATTTAAATCAGTGTAGCTTTTCCTTGAAATCAAATAGGCAGTAATGTGCCTAAAAGATCAATAACAATCTTGCTTTGACATGAAGTCACAGCAGGTTCAACGATAAATTGAC contains:
- the cisha gene encoding cytokine-inducible SH2-containing protein is translated as MILCVPGPRAPLPPAPSTEAQRGMRAGTVPSTSCLQSTPPLWDPTKDLRAIASNFCYLENSGWYWGAVTASQAHAALQEASEGAFLVRDSSHPLYMLTLSVRTARGPTSIRIQYSGAQFLLDSSSPARPSLSSFPNVPSLVQHYMGPQRKVEERKVEEQAPSKTSQQTIQDTSVVLKLKRAVYKPQGLPSLQHLTRLVINRHSDCHEQLPLPRPLLRYIQDYPFKV